From the Nematostella vectensis chromosome 7, jaNemVect1.1, whole genome shotgun sequence genome, the window GTAAAACacattttcttgaaaaaaaaaattattcctGATTTGCTCAAAGGCTGCCAGTTCTTACAATTGAATCTTTGCACCCTAGGCCCAAGATGCATTGCAGGCATAGAATCACTAATCTGCTAGCAGATAATTCTCTAATCAGCTAGCTGATAAGACCCTCAGATTGCGTGATTCTCAAAATTAAGCATGAACTCTTAGCTATCAGAACCAACATAATCAGCGCAATGTATAATCAATAATACATATTCACCTATTACATCTGCTAATGGTTGAAGGGGATCATTGTCAGTTTTGCTCGTTTTCAGGCACTCTTCGTGTCTAATGGACACCAAGCTTGTGATTTTTGGTGGATGGGATGCTCCTACTTGCTACAATGACATGTTCCTACTGGATATGAGTAAGATAAATGTTAAATTAAACTTTTAACTTAACTTAAAGTTGCATTGCAAACATTCAGGATACTGACATACATACCTTGTGGAAAACAACATAAAGTAGTTTGTCTGTTTGAAAACCAGCACAGAATCGCAGGGAAAAGCAaaacttaataaaaaatatatatcttcttttttcaGCTTTTATAGAATTCAGTAAACCTCCAGTGACAGGCACTACACCATCACCTCGTAGCTGGCATGCTTCAGTGCAATTACCAGGAAACAAAATGCTTATCAGTGGAGGCTTCAATGGCATTCATACAACAAATGACACGTTTATATTTGAATTAGGTAAAAATGTCTTGCCTGACCATTCTTCCCTTTGTACCTTAACCTTGATACATTCATCAACTGATCCACCTGTAGTTGTTACCATGGGCGAAGCATCCCGCTGTTCTAtacccaggcccgtagccaggggggttcgGGCAGTTCGGAGATATACCGTGTACATCAATATGTCCCAAATCCTAGAACCAGACTTCGCGCGACCTAAATTCCACAGCCCTAGTTTTGCGCTGCATAAAACACAAGCAAACTGCCACTACTCAGGCTAGGTCTCATATTCTTCAAGAAGCCAAACTGTTAACCTAAATAGAGAGAGTCTTTTACaatctctgaaaaaaaattccaacCTGGCTTAACCATGGATCGATATGCAAGCTCTATATGTGATGTTTATCATTATAACCCTAGTAATATTATTTGTCTCTAATTCTACTCTTTTACAGATTCTTTGACTTGGAGTGAGATTTCATCTCTAAACTTTAGTGCCAGGGCAGGACATGCTGCTTTCCACTTGGCCAGGAAGAACACAGGTGACCAGGGCCAGGAAATTTTGGtgtttggtggtggtgataacaaagagggtttttttaatgatctTGTAATTCTGCCAGTGCAAGTTTAGGCTAAAGTATGGAAATATAGCTTAGTATTTTAATGATGATTGGAAAGTGTGgtgaagaaatgaaaaagttcatatatcttttttgtgttgtgttgtctGAATATACTAAGAAGTTAAAATTGTACAGCATAGGTCAAGGATGGTGTGAGGATATATTTATTCTGGAAGTATTCAAATACCTGTTAAACCATAATAATTTGGATTGTTGTTTACATGTTAAAGAAAATTTATATAGGTTGTGTTAGATGTGTTTATTTGAAAATGGGGCATCTATGACTGAGATTTTTTAGATACCTTATGTGTCACCATCAAACACTGTTGATTTTGATAGAATATATTAGTGATGTTGCTAAagactaaaataaaaatggttGAGAAATAAATGGGACATTTGATTTCAtgttttattcctttttcATTATTCGGTCAAATCATGCCAAAAATGTGGTCACACAAGTGTGATTTGACTAATTACAGATATAACGGCCCATTCTGTCAATCAAAGAAACAGTAGCTGGGAAAGGCATTTTTTGTCCATCTTGCATAAGAAAGgcaattgaatttggtaaCTTGTAGGTATTTGTAGATTCCTATGTTTGTTATTCTGTGTGTATCCCTCCTGTAATTTAGTAGTTTAGAACAATACGAAAGGACTTAATAAAccaattatatatttattaagAGAAGATTTAAGTGGTGACAGGCAAGTATCTATCATAAAGTCCATCTTATGCAAGTGCTATTGTACATCAACTACACTTTgctttatatttgtttttactaGCCACACAACTCTTTCATTTCTTTTGCATCTTTTAttacaaaactgtcaaaaATAAGTGGAGTGTCATCTTAATTTTCTTGTGTATGATTTAATagtttttcattattttttttaagaaagccagaaaaatagcaataataaatatttcctAAGTAAAGAATTTAAATAGAAATAGCTTCAGATCACAGGGCCACAAGTTAACAGGATGTCAACATAAAACATGGGGTCTTATTATACCAAGTAAACTGATAGAAAATTAAACATACTCAGCAATTACAGATACAATAATGAAATTTGTAAATTGTCTACTATTTACAACCATCCAAATACAAAACCATtccaaaaaaatcatttataaAACCCCCCAAAATGAAAAGTGGGCTATATTTTCTCCATAAATGCATTTATATTCTAGCCAAAAATGACTCCCAAAACAAATTGACCATGATCTGTCATTAAGACATTTGAAATTAAGCGTCTGGATTTTATTTCTCTATATTAGCTCTTTTCAAGTATGATTATCATGAGACTTGAGAGGTTATGTCATTCCAAAAAGCTGTCAAGTCTTTCAATGACTCCTGCAAGCGCTCTTTTTCAAGTTCAATCTCTTTGGCCAGACACTGCTCTTCTCTTACAGAACACACATAGTCTCGGTCATAGACAGCTGGGCATGAGATGCTTGGAATGTCATTCATTGCCTTCACTGATGTTAACAGCTGGGATGTAAAGTTTGCACCATCAAACACTTCGCCAAGGGAGTCCTTCCACTGCACAGTAGGTGAAGATATAGGCTGACCCATCAATAACTGTTCACTGACGGCAGAATGGCCCATTAGTCTGGGAAAGCAGTATGGCACTATACCATTAGCTTTGGCAGAGGCAACATCAATTGGACTACCCAGAGaagcctgaaaaaaaaaagacatttattAGAAAACAGAAATTGTATGGACTCTTACTAAGGTTTCTGTTGCCATATTAGAAAGACAGGACATTACAGTTACATCAAGTAATAAAATCCTTTTATGATCCTTTTTCTCATGATGGTCATTCTCAGATCAATGTAAAAATACACCAGtgagtgtatataagaatcaGCTAGtgtatacactcttttttctaagaaccttttttataagaacatccaGCCGGAAATTTCactaaattttaagaacatgccaaggcccagatagcatattttttctttctttttgagTACTGattgttctaaaatgcagaatcacaTTGTGCTcgtagtaacaaccttattattgctattgaacACTAGTGTTATTCTCTACCTAACAATTTATTGGGTATTTATTCCTATATATACTAAAATtcaagaacatattcagccttaaaatgctccaaaaataataaCGGCTCAGCTTCAactaaaacttaaaaaaagagTATAAGAATCTAAAACCAATATAGTAATGAAAAggtaaaaaagtaaataacaCTAATTTTGTTAAAATTGATGCAAATATTAGAATGCATCActcgaaaaagaaaatattgcacTTTGAGGCTTTGCATGTATTGAAATTtggtaaagaaataaaaagtgtttcaACCAAGTCTTTACCATGAAGGTAAATTTCCAAAGGCTGAAAAAGGCTTACATTTTATTTCCTACAAAAAGAAACTCCACAACATCAACTTCAGTTCTTTACCGACATACCAAAATAAAGTACTGTGGAACTCACATAAACAGGACCAGTTTGGACTTGTGACTACTGTGCATTATACTTGAAATCCCTTATACAAGAGTTACATGTGATTTGatataaaatataagaaaaaggGGAAAGTAAATAAGAAATCAGTCCTGTTTATGCCAGTAGCCCTTATATGTGAGTCCTGCTGAGGCGAGTTTTACTGAAAACCATTTGTTTTAGGAAGGCAttgattatcatttttattagGCGTTTGATGTTGTCAAATTTGATGTGAAGGTTGTTACCCAGTACCCTGCCCCAACCCTTCAGCTTTATAAATCATGCCTAGTCCTCTTACTTCATCACAGACCATATCACACATGGCTACCAACTGAGCCCCTAGACCATGGGCTGGCTTGCTGATGGTTGCAACAATAGGTTTAGGAAAATGCTGTATTGTTTGGATAAGATACCTGTggtgaaaaggaaaaaaaacatgctgcATAAGTAAATTCTACAATTAGGCACTATTATGgatctcaattttttttttcatgaaaacCACAACCATTGACAAAACACTGTTAAATTAATTCCTGTAGAAataaaataaggaaatggccATTTTGTAGTTATATGTTTCctcataacaaaaaaaaaacaaacaaacaaacaaacacaggAAGAACAGGCTCTCATCTCTATGGGCCATACATGCATTTGGGGTCAGGGCTCCCCCCAATGACTAAACTTGTCCATACATTCATCTCCCAGTCTATCAGGATATAATTTCACTTATAACATTCCTCCACACAAACAAGTTGCATTGCCAAATATTTCAAATGTATTTCCTAAACATGGTTCAAACTGGTAAGCATGATGAAATGCATGATGAAAATGCCCACCTGATTTTGTCAACGTCTTTTCTATAATTCTTCATTTCACAATCCAAAGGCACTGTAACCATAGTGTCTAAGTCAACACCACAGAACAGGTCATCCCCAAGACCGCTAATGACTACAAGGTCCACGTTATCAATGGCAGCATCTTCCATGGCGAACGTTAATGAGTCAATTATTCTTAGGTTCACACGGGTTTGCTTCCCAGACGAGCGCCGAAGCACAATATGAACACAGTCTTCAAGTCTTTGCACTGATACCTCCTTACAGACAAACTCTTTACTGTCTGTACTATCCCTAGGTTTCCTTCCCCTCTTTTTAGGGGTTCTTTCAACCTCGACATCAGATAACTCTCCATCTGTAATATCTTCAAAGGCAGGTATATCTGAACAGTTAGAGTCGACATCTGATACTTCCTGTGGGTCACTTGCTGGGTACTGGTCCAAGTTATCCTTACAGTAGGCCTTAAATACTAGTCTACTAACTACAGTGCGCTCCTGGAACTCATgagttaaaaattccttcaaGTCCTGAGCATAGTCCGCAGCTTGGTCTGGAGTTGTCCAATTACTTGTCCCGTCCTTCCACTGTACAAGAAACTCGTACTCGGAGTTTGATTTCTGACGCATACCCAGGACCCTATCAATCTTGTTTCTATGGCGACGTCGATTCTGCTGTCCATCAGTAGTGGTAGCTGGCAGATCCTCACTGGATACTGCTGTGCTAGAGTTTTTATGGAGACCATGCTTTGCTTTCCTTATACTCTTATTCTTAAGCTTGTTTGCAATGGCAGTTTTGTGATTTTTCAATGATTTCAGTCTACCAGCACCTATGGGTTTTTTACCAAACTGTTTTTGCATCTTTAGCCTCTGTATTTTATCAAGCTTTGATATCCTAGCTTGTAGTTGTGCCTCAGTACACTCTGTGGAGTCGACCTCGTCTGTAAACACAAAACTATCCTTTCTTTTTCTCCAAGGAGATTTTTTGAGCTTTTGTGAAGGGTCTTTGGGCTTTCTGCCTCGCCGTTTCACGACCGTATTCACACAACCTTGAGGCAACGTTCGCCCGTTTACTTTCACCAACTTCGTCTTAACTTTGGTCAAAGAAACATCCGAAGCAGTTTCCGAAGAATTCTGTCGTTTCTCAGGGGATTCAAATAACGCACGTTTGTGTAAAGCTTTCAAAACAGGCCGCACCCAGGGTTTTCTTGCGCCATTTTGAGCTCCGAATTCGCGTTGTTTTGTCTTGTTCGCATGCGATGATAAATGTTTTGGGGGTCGTCCCCTGCGAACTGGAGACAGAGCTTCGCTTCCACTACTCTCCCCTGCACTGAAGTCTCTTAATTCGCTCTTAGCCCGCCGAAGACCGTTGagaatttttcttttctttctcttcgtTTTCAAGTCGGAGTGTGACGTTAGAGATGCTTTCGTGGCACTCGTAAGACAGTTGTCGCCATGTGGCGATTCAACCAAACTTCGAGCTAGTTTTGCTCGCGCAGCCTTTTCCATATTGAATTTATTCTTGAACGGTCTACCCCTTTTACGAGGACGTATCTCCTCTGTAGAAGACTCACCCTCAGAAGGCGAACTAACGAAATTTCTTTTCAAGTTTTGTGTTGGCGTCCTTGTAGAAAGATCAAAACCAGTATCCATCTTGCTCTTAGAATCCACGATAGGCAAAATATCCTCTCTTTTTATGTCGACAATAGCATCAAAACCCTCCACAAGTGCCGAGCAAAGTAGCTCatcatttttttctcctttaGGGCGCTTAATAGAGGCCTTTTGAAGAGATCCGGTGCTACcatttttacttgttcttCGCTTGGTCACGGAGCATGGAGTAGGCCTTTCACCAGATGTTACCTTCGAATCCTTTCGTTCACGGACGCGTTTTCGCGTCGAATTTGAGTCGCTTTCAGAGTCTGTCTCCATAAACCTAGCCGGGAGTTTCGACCTTCGTCCTCCATGAGTCACAATACCAGTTTTCAGCTTCCTAAACCCGTTAAAAACGTCTCGTTTCTTTCGTTCGGACTCCTTATTGTAATGGTCGGTCTGCCATTTAATGCCACTCAAACAATTGTTCTCACAGTCCAAAGATTGCGAAGCGTCCTCTTCCATTCTCGCTATCAATTCTCTTTCGAGGCTCAGTTTTTCACCCTCTTCGGTCTCCGAAGTGGGACTAAAAACCGCAGGTTTCATCTCCGTGGTCGTTCATCAGAAGTTTTTCTGTTGCAAAAGCAGAATTTCGCGGACAAATAAAAACCTTTATTATTGAATGGTGCACGCTGTGCTAGGTCGGGACGCGCGTGCGCCATTATTTAAATTCCAAGCATGTCGAGATGACAGATTCCGCTGACTCTCCACCGAGGGCATTTTTGACCCCCTCCCCTGAAAAGAAGGCTAACAAAGATTTCATAAAGCGTTTTCCTCGAATCCGTCGACTGCATGTTATTCGAAAGTCTATAAATCCGTTAGAATTGGAAGATTTTCTTTGGTAGTGTTTTACCATGGATAATACTTTCATTATTATACAGGCTAGTTGTTTGATGACGTTTTCTTCAAATGACGACAGGATAGGGCTTTAATGCCATGACAACCAATTGACATTTCGGCGATTTAGCTGAAAATCGTCTCCATTGTTCCGCATTTCTCCATCTTTTCTTTCTCTCCATTTAAAGCACTTAACTTACCGAAACTTGAGGCTTCTTTACCGCTCATTGAACGGAAACAGAAAAGATATTTAAAACCCTTGTTTTATACGCAAATCTATGCGGGGTACTTCACCTCTTGTGATGGAGCAAACAGTCCTTGCTTTTTCTACCATTTCTCGCGTCTATGTCTTGATCAAAAGATGGCCCAGTTCGTATTCGTAGACATATAACTGTACATTATTCAAATTACAATTCAAGTTTAACGATTGTATGATACTTTCTTTTCTAGGAAGTTTTAAATCCGTTGGACTGGCTGTTTAAATGTCTGGCCTGATATTTCTCTCTTCATTGCGACGACGCAAATGCTTTTAACTGCTGCCAAAACGTCAAGACTTTGTTAACAGGAAAAATACAGACAGCCGGAACAGTGATTAAAATAACGCAGAGACACTGGGGCGAGATATCACCCTACATGCATTAAACCAACATGGTGTTTGTCCCCTCGCCATCTTTGCTCAAAAGACAGAAAGGAGAGCATCATGGGATCTATGCGCGCGCACCTTTAAACATAAAGCGAAAGCATGAATTGTGAATTGCACCATGCAGTCTCAATATCTCGTAGCCGTAACGGAAAAAGCGGAACATAACAGGAATTAATTCACATTGT encodes:
- the LOC5507123 gene encoding uncharacterized protein LOC5507123, whose translation is MKPAVFSPTSETEEGEKLSLERELIARMEEDASQSLDCENNCLSGIKWQTDHYNKESERKKRDVFNGFRKLKTGIVTHGGRRSKLPARFMETDSESDSNSTRKRVRERKDSKVTSGERPTPCSVTKRRTSKNGSTGSLQKASIKRPKGEKNDELLCSALVEGFDAIVDIKREDILPIVDSKSKMDTGFDLSTRTPTQNLKRNFVSSPSEGESSTEEIRPRKRGRPFKNKFNMEKAARAKLARSLVESPHGDNCLTSATKASLTSHSDLKTKRKKRKILNGLRRAKSELRDFSAGESSGSEALSPVRRGRPPKHLSSHANKTKQREFGAQNGARKPWVRPVLKALHKRALFESPEKRQNSSETASDVSLTKVKTKLVKVNGRTLPQGCVNTVVKRRGRKPKDPSQKLKKSPWRKRKDSFVFTDEVDSTECTEAQLQARISKLDKIQRLKMQKQFGKKPIGAGRLKSLKNHKTAIANKLKNKSIRKAKHGLHKNSSTAVSSEDLPATTTDGQQNRRRHRNKIDRVLGMRQKSNSEYEFLVQWKDGTSNWTTPDQAADYAQDLKEFLTHEFQERTVVSRLVFKAYCKDNLDQYPASDPQEVSDVDSNCSDIPAFEDITDGELSDVEVERTPKKRGRKPRDSTDSKEFVCKEVSVQRLEDCVHIVLRRSSGKQTRVNLRIIDSLTFAMEDAAIDNVDLVVISGLGDDLFCGVDLDTMVTVPLDCEMKNYRKDVDKIRYLIQTIQHFPKPIVATISKPAHGLGAQLVAMCDMVCDEASLGSPIDVASAKANGIVPYCFPRLMGHSAVSEQLLMGQPISSPTVQWKDSLGEVFDGANFTSQLLTSVKAMNDIPSISCPAVYDRDYVCSVREEQCLAKEIELEKERLQESLKDLTAFWNDITSQVS